One Poecile atricapillus isolate bPoeAtr1 chromosome 32, bPoeAtr1.hap1, whole genome shotgun sequence DNA window includes the following coding sequences:
- the LOC131590211 gene encoding olfactory receptor 14J1-like, whose product MSNSSSFSHFLLLALADTRQLQLLHFCLFLGISLAALLGNTLIISAIACGHHLHSPMFFFLLNLALTDLGCICTTVPKAMHNSLWDTREISYSGCAAQLFLFVFFISTEVSLLTIMCYDRYVSICKPLHYGTLLGSRACAHMAAAAWASGFLNALLHTANTFSLPLCQGNALGQFFCEIPHILKLSCSKTHLRELGISAVGASLAFGCFVFIVFSYVQIFRAVLRIPSEQGRHKAFSTCLPHLAVLSLFLSTAVFAHLKPPSISSPSLDLAVSVLYSVVSPALNRLIYSLRNQELKAALRKLMTLYFLKY is encoded by the coding sequence atgtccaacagcagctccttcagccactttctcctgctggcactggcagacacgcggcagctgcagctcctgcacttctgcctcttcctgggcatctccctggctgccctcctgggcaacACCCTCATCATCAGTGCCATAGCCTGCggccaccacctgcacagccccatgttcttcttcctgctcaacctggccctcactgacctgggctgcatctgcaccactgtgcccaaagccatgcacaattccctctgggacaccagagAAATCTCCTACtcaggatgtgctgcacagctgTTTCTGTTTGTCTTTTTCATTTCAACAGAGGTTTCTCTCCTGACCATCATGTGCTACGACCGCTAcgtgtccatctgcaaacccctgcactacgggaccctcctgggcagcagagcttgtgcccacatggcagcagctgcctgggccagtggctttctcaatgctctgctgcacacagccaatacattttccctgcccctgtgccagggcaatgCCCTGGGccagttcttctgtgaaatcccacacaTCCTCAAGCTCTCCTGCTCCAAAACCCACCTCAGGGAACTTGGGATCAGTGCTGTTGGTGCCTCTTTAGCTTTtggctgttttgtgttcattgttttctcctatgtgcagatcttcagggctgtgctgaggatcccctctgagcagggacggcacaaagccttttccacctgcctccctcacctggccgtgctctccctgttcctcagcactgcagtctttgcccacctgaagcccccctccatctcctccccatccctggatctggcAGTGTCAGTTCTGTACTCGGTGGTGTCTCCAGCCCTGAACCGCCTCAtctacagcctgaggaaccaggagctcaaggctgcCCTGAGAAAATTGATGACTCTGTATTTTCTGAAGTATTAA